Proteins from a genomic interval of Medicago truncatula cultivar Jemalong A17 chromosome 3, MtrunA17r5.0-ANR, whole genome shotgun sequence:
- the LOC25490768 gene encoding serine/arginine-rich splicing factor SR45a, with product MTSYSRRSRYSPSPSPSPSPYRRYSRSVSRSLSRSVTPDVENPGNNLYVTGLSPRITKRELEKHFSAKGKVVDVHLVVDPWTRESRGFGFVTMDTLEEADRCVKYLNRSVLEGRVITVEKARRRRGRTPTPGKYLGLKTIRGRRRSPSYSPRRSPSYSPYRRSYNRSPYSSDHSRSRSYSPDYRRRRSYSPDYRRRRAYSPYYSRRRSYYRYDRHRSYSRSRSPYSRSPVRMRDRSYSPYGSRYESPDDSYCGRYRYRSVSRSVSPRPRRSRRSYSRSASPVRSVSPRARKRSGRSHSRISRRSGGYSKVKHSRSRSSSVSASSRSFSRSNTPGTTSPSN from the exons ATG ACATCATATTCAAGGAGATCAAG GTATTCCCCCTCTCCCTCGCCCTCGCCTTCTCCATACAGGCGATACAGTAGGTCTGTTTCCCGATCTCTTTCAAG GAGCGTAACACCAGATGTGGAAAATCCAGGAAACAATTTGTATGTGACAGGACTGTCTCCTAGGATCACCAAGAGGGAACTGGAGAAGCATTTTTCTGCTAAAGGAAAA GTGGTAGATGTTCATCTGGTTGTTGATCCATGGACAAGGGAATCCCGTGGTTTTGGATTTGTGACAATGGATACTTTAGAAGAAGCTGATCGTTGTGTGAAGTATCTGAATCGCTCTGTACTTGAAGGTCGTGTTATTACGGTTGAGAAG GCTAGAAGACGACGTGGTCGAACCCCAACACCTGGGAAATATCTTGGTCTCAAAACTATTCGAG GACGGCGACGCTCTCCAAGCTACTCTCCTCGACGATCGCCTAGCTATTCTCCTTATAGAAGAAGCTACAATCGTTCACCTTATTCATCAGACCATAGTAGGAGTCGCTCTTACTCACCTGATTACAGGCGAAGGAGGTCTTACTCTCCTGACTACAGGCGAAGGAGGGCATACTCACCATACTACAGTCGACGCAGATCGTACTATCGTTATGACCGGCACAGATCATATTCTCGGTCTCGCTCTCCTTACAGCAGGTCTCCTGTCAGAATGCGTGATAGATCATACTCTCCCTATGGTTCCAGATATGAATCACCTGATGATAGCTACTGTGGAAGGTACCGTTACAGGTCGGTTTCTCGAAGTGTTTCACCAAGGCCAAGGAGGTCAAGGAGGAGCTACTCGCGAAGTGCATCTCCTGTTCGAAGTGTCTCCCCCAGGGCAAGAAAGAGATCAGGAAGGAGTCATTCAAGAATTTCTAGAAGGAGTGGCGGTTATTCCAAAGTTAAGCATTCTCGATCAAGAAGCTCAAGTGTGAGTGCGAGTTCAAGATCGTTTTCAAGGTCCAACACTCCTGGAACTACCTCTCCTTCAAACTGA